The following proteins come from a genomic window of Gossypium raimondii isolate GPD5lz chromosome 5, ASM2569854v1, whole genome shotgun sequence:
- the LOC128041352 gene encoding uncharacterized protein LOC128041352 — protein MALPSNFTMLPIHISNPPKPKSFIICATPKRRKTSTGSGGKINSVLKISTRSIVGVKDVNDPNTTTVKEINGEYDHKSQANVYDDNHDNDDGSVKGTELPTD, from the exons ATGGCTCTTCCTTCTAACTTTACCATGCTCCCAATCCACATCTCTAATCCTCCAAAACCCAAATCTTTCATCAT ATGTGCTACACCGAAGCGACGGAAGACCAGCACCGGGAGCGGCGGAAAAATCAACAGCGTCCTCAAGATTTCAACGAGGAGCATAGTAGGAGTGAAGGATGTTAACGACCCCAACACTACTACCGTGAAGGAGATTAATGGAGAATATGACCACAAGAGTCAAGCGAATGTTTATGATGATAATCATGATAATGATGATGGTTCTGTTAAGGGAACTGAATTACCGACTGATTAA
- the LOC105766339 gene encoding uncharacterized protein LOC105766339: protein MSQIETLGILEEIQALVSDKLQVVSYKWLSRNFLVSSNVAKRLLAEFVEKHGSGLEVVYSLSGWLKNSPSNYHIQLVTGPKLSEAKQVYDGNCRVHVYSVQACIPKDLAALWNTEFIQAEELFKQPTSVDNCLRDNRFCGISNSFVKRNVDGTPAKVATAQPNSVGISGLFIHNSAQFSAPLPSQQNKVQQSSSKVAQKPPIVVKGIKSDSISGGVHDLATKPSADKEKNTSFPSNKKKGQNDKGSTGNGGSLANFWDRASAKPKTCSAPADNIDSIQNSNDAQISACEAVEHENSDIDAQEVNFGRASNSEGNRKRRVVLDLSDEDEYEDAVNLASPDPPKRKSFLGSIQNSKTSVPERPDVDKPDKDEVTVKEERTANREPNRSLGEETSLGSKSTNGKNSSSVKLESQLPETDLKKDKVTDASPNSPKRRKVLKTRIDDRGREVTEVVWEGEETEVKKVESDVPKKAGSGATNATTNTVANTNSRPAVAKRPPAVGTTAPSNPGVKTGNKKAGNAKDPKQGNILSFFKKV, encoded by the exons ATGTCCCAAATTGAAACCCTAGGAATTCTCGAGGAGATCCAAGCTCTCGTCTCCGATAAACTTCAAGTA GTATCCTACAAGTGGTTGAGTCGTAATTTTTTAGTCTCATCCAATGTTGCAAAGAG ATTGCTTGCAGAGTTTGTTGAGAAACATGGAAGTGGCTTAGAAGTTGTATATAGTTTGTCTGGCTGGTTGAAGAACTCTCCATCAAATTATCATATTCAGCTCGTGACAGGGCCTAAACTTTCAG AAGCCAAGCAAGTATATGATGGCAATTGCAGAGTTCATGTGTATAGTGTGCAAGCTTGCATCCCAAAGGACCTGGCTGCACTTTGGAATACTGAATTTATACAAGCTGAAGAGCTCTTCAAGCAGCCCACCTCAGTGGATAATTGCTTGAGAGATAACAG ATTCTGTGGGATTTCAAATTCATTTGTCAAGCGCAATGTCGATGGAACTCCTGCGAAGGTTGCAACTGCACAGCCAAATAGTGTGGGAATCTCAGGACTGTTCATACATAATTCTGCTCAATTCAGTGCACCTTTACCATCTCAACAAAATAAGGTTCAGCAATCAAGCTCAAAAGTTGCCCAGAAGCCTCCCATTGTGGTAAAAGGTATCAAAAGCGACAGTATTAGTGGTGGAGTCCATGATTTGGCCACCAAGCCTTCTgctgataaagaaaaaaatacttcCTTTCCTTCTAATAAAAAGAAAGGCCAGAATGATAAAGGCTCCACTGGAAATGGAGGTTCATTAGCAAATTTCTGGGATCGTGCATCTGCGAAACCAAAAACCTGTTCTGCGCCAGCAGATAATATTGATTCCATCCAAAATTCTAATG ATGCACAAATTTCTGCTTGTGAAGCAGTAGAACATGAGAACAGTGACATTGATGCTCAAGAAGTTAATTTTGGGAGAGCTTCTAATAGTGAAGGCAATAGGAAACGGAGGGTAGTTTTGGATTTATCAGATGAAGATGAGTATGAAGATGCTGTCAATCTAGCTTCACCTGATCCCCCTAAAAGGAAATCATTTTTAGGTTCAAtacaaaattctaaaacttcAGTTCCAGAGAGGCCCGATGTAGACAAACCAGACAAAGATGAAGTAACAGTTAAGGAAGAGAGAACTGCTAATAGAGAACCCAATAGATCACTGGGGGAAGAAACTTCACTTGGCAGCAAAAGCACAAATGGTAAGAATTCCTCTTCGGTCAAGCTTGAAAGCCAGCTTCCTGAAACTGATTTAAAGAAGGATAAAGTGACTGATGCCTCACCAAATTCACCTAAAAGGAGGAAAGTGTTGAAGACACGTATTGATGACCGTGGAAGAGAAG tTACTGAGGTAGTTTGGGAAGGTGAGGAGACAGAGGTGAAGAAAGTTGAAAGTGACGTGCCGAAGAAAGCTGGAAGTGGAGCAACCAATGCTACCACCAATACTGTCGCAAATACTAATAGCCG GCCTGCTGTAGCCAAAAGGCCCCCTGCAGTTGGAACCACTGCACCATCTAATCCGGGAGTTAAAACGGGAAACAAGAAAGCTGGAAATGCAAAGGATCCTAAGCAAGGAAACATTCTATCTTTCTTCAAAAAGGTCTGA
- the LOC105766338 gene encoding uncharacterized protein LOC105766338, producing the protein MGCVGSTPAKGDGNAKKIRKPKPWKHPQPITKSELEQMRDEFWDTAPHYGGQKEIWDALRAAAAEPDLSQAQVIVDCAGVIVQNTDLTICYDERGAKYELPKYVLSEPTNMIRDN; encoded by the exons ATGGGATGTGTTGGATCGACGCCGGCCAAAGGAGACG GGAATGCGAAAAAGATTCGAAAGCCAAAACCATGGAAACATCCTCAGCCGATAACAAAGTCTGAACTCGAGCAGATGCGTGATGAGTTTTGGGACACTGCACCTCATTACGGTGGCCAAAAAG AAATCTGGGATGCACTTCGGGCTGCTGCTGCTGAACCTGATTTAAGCCAGGCTCAAGTTATTGTGGACTGTGCGGGGGTCATAGTCCAAAATACTGATCTAACTATCTGCTATGATGAAAGAG GTGCCAAGTATGAACTACCGAAGTATGTTTTGAGCGAGCCAACAAACATGATCCGAGATAATTGA
- the LOC105766337 gene encoding uncharacterized protein LOC105766337 isoform X1 codes for MRESYLLFTLLLVLLPSTLHFQAHAAPAGPLVKHLSSLLKWTRSTTKAPQSDGNVLQFENGYLVETVVEGNEIGVVPYKIRVSEDGELFAVDEVNSNIVKITPPLSQYSRGRLVAGSFQGYTGHVDGKPSDARFNHPKGVTMDDKGNVYVADTMNLAIRKIGDAGVTTIAGGKSNIAGYRDGPSEDAKFSNDFDVIYVRPTCSLLVIDRGNAALRQISLNQDDCDYQYSSVSPTGTGLLADILMVLGAILAGYATCLLQQGFGPSFFPRMQPSDREFKEQPNKEKLTPIVDSTKEVPGWPSFGQLVADLSKLALEAMGSIFLYFVPSRFQPNSSKKGLTPMKDSLIMPEDEVPPPLVQRQATPAPISETRQTHTTNTADKYSEMKPPKIKSSSFRDPSLSSKHRSSKRQEYAEFYGPGEVPPYTRSKTQKERTRHRQRDKTAEVVYGTGGADQKPVETKPVDYDNSKFDHYSMRSKYGSSDSFRF; via the exons atgagggAATCCTATCTCCTTTTCACACTACTACTTGTTTTACTTCCTTCCACCCTGCATTTCCAAGCTCATGCTGCCCCTGCTG GACCATTGGTGAAGCACTTGTCTTCTTTACTTAAATGGACCAGGTCTACCACTAAAGCACCCCAATCAG ATGGCAATGTTCTTCAATTTGAGAATGGGTACTTAGTTGAGACTGTAGTTGAAGGCAATGAGATAGGAGTTGTTCCTTACAAAATTCGGGTCTCCGAGGATGGAGAATTATTTGCTGTTGATGAAGTTAATAGTAACATTGTTAAGATTACTCCACCATTGTCTCAAT ATAGCCGTGGAAGATTGGTTGCCGGGTCATTTCAAGGTTACACGGGGCATGTGGATGGAAAGCCAAGTGACGCTCGTTTCAATCATCCCAAAGGTGTAACCATGGATGATAAAGGGAATGTATATGTTGCTGATACCATGAATCTTGCCATTCGAAAGATAGGAGATGCAG GTGTCACAACGATTGCTGGAGGCAAATCAAATATTGCAGGATATAGGGATGGGCCAAGCGAGGATGCAAAGTTCTCGAATGATTTTGATGTGATATATGTTCGACCGACCTGTTCGTTGTTAGTTATTGATAGAGGAAATGCTGCTCTTCGACAAATCTCACTTAACCAAGACGATTGTGATTATCAGTATAGTTCAGTTTCTCCCACAG GCACTGGCCTTTTAGCAGATATCCTAATGGTTCTTGGTGCTATCTTGGCGGGGTATGCCACATGCTTGCTTCAGCAAGGATTCGGACCTTCTTTCTTCCCGAGAATG CAACCTTCCGATAGAGAATTCAAAGAACAACCAAACAAGGAGAAGTTGACTCCTATTGTTGATAGCACGAAAGAAGTACCTGGGTGGCCATCTTTTGGTCAACTTGTCGCAGATCTTTCTAAGCTTGCACTCGAAGCAATGGGAAGCATATTCCTCTACTTTGTCCCCTCTCGTTTCCAACCAAATAGCTCAAAGAAAGGTCTTACACCAATGAAGGATTCTCTTATAATGCCTGAAGATGAAGTCCCCCCTCCGTTAGTTCAAAGGCAGGCCACTCCAGCACCCATTTCTGAAACCCGGCAGACGCATACGACTAATACAGCTGATAAGTATTCGGAAATGAAGCCTCCGAAGATAAAATCAAGCAGTTTTAGGGATCCTTCTTTGTCTAGCAAGCACCGTTCCTCCAAAAGACAAGAATATGCCGAATTCTACGGGCCTGGTGAGGTTCCTCCTTACACTAGGTCTAAGACTCAGAAAGAAAGAACAAGACATCGCCAACGAGATAAAACAGCCGAGGTGGTTTATGGAACAGGTGGGGCAGATCAAAAACCTGTTGAGACAAAGCCAGTAGATTACGATAACTCGAAGTTCGATCATTACAGCATGAGGAGCAAATATGGATCCAGTGATTCATTCCGGTTCTGA
- the LOC105766337 gene encoding uncharacterized protein LOC105766337 isoform X2 — translation MRESYLLFTLLLVLLPSTLHFQAHAAPAGPLVKHLSSLLKWTRSTTKAPQSDGNVLQFENGYLVETVVEGNEIGVVPYKIRVSEDGELFAVDEVNSNIVKITPPLSQYSRGRLVAGSFQGYTGHVDGKPSDARFNHPKGVTMDDKGNVYVADTMNLAIRKIGDAGVTTIAGGKSNIAGYRDGPSEDAKFSNDFDVIYVRPTCSLLVIDRGNAALRQISLNQDDCDYQYSSVSPTDILMVLGAILAGYATCLLQQGFGPSFFPRMQPSDREFKEQPNKEKLTPIVDSTKEVPGWPSFGQLVADLSKLALEAMGSIFLYFVPSRFQPNSSKKGLTPMKDSLIMPEDEVPPPLVQRQATPAPISETRQTHTTNTADKYSEMKPPKIKSSSFRDPSLSSKHRSSKRQEYAEFYGPGEVPPYTRSKTQKERTRHRQRDKTAEVVYGTGGADQKPVETKPVDYDNSKFDHYSMRSKYGSSDSFRF, via the exons atgagggAATCCTATCTCCTTTTCACACTACTACTTGTTTTACTTCCTTCCACCCTGCATTTCCAAGCTCATGCTGCCCCTGCTG GACCATTGGTGAAGCACTTGTCTTCTTTACTTAAATGGACCAGGTCTACCACTAAAGCACCCCAATCAG ATGGCAATGTTCTTCAATTTGAGAATGGGTACTTAGTTGAGACTGTAGTTGAAGGCAATGAGATAGGAGTTGTTCCTTACAAAATTCGGGTCTCCGAGGATGGAGAATTATTTGCTGTTGATGAAGTTAATAGTAACATTGTTAAGATTACTCCACCATTGTCTCAAT ATAGCCGTGGAAGATTGGTTGCCGGGTCATTTCAAGGTTACACGGGGCATGTGGATGGAAAGCCAAGTGACGCTCGTTTCAATCATCCCAAAGGTGTAACCATGGATGATAAAGGGAATGTATATGTTGCTGATACCATGAATCTTGCCATTCGAAAGATAGGAGATGCAG GTGTCACAACGATTGCTGGAGGCAAATCAAATATTGCAGGATATAGGGATGGGCCAAGCGAGGATGCAAAGTTCTCGAATGATTTTGATGTGATATATGTTCGACCGACCTGTTCGTTGTTAGTTATTGATAGAGGAAATGCTGCTCTTCGACAAATCTCACTTAACCAAGACGATTGTGATTATCAGTATAGTTCAGTTTCTCCCACAG ATATCCTAATGGTTCTTGGTGCTATCTTGGCGGGGTATGCCACATGCTTGCTTCAGCAAGGATTCGGACCTTCTTTCTTCCCGAGAATG CAACCTTCCGATAGAGAATTCAAAGAACAACCAAACAAGGAGAAGTTGACTCCTATTGTTGATAGCACGAAAGAAGTACCTGGGTGGCCATCTTTTGGTCAACTTGTCGCAGATCTTTCTAAGCTTGCACTCGAAGCAATGGGAAGCATATTCCTCTACTTTGTCCCCTCTCGTTTCCAACCAAATAGCTCAAAGAAAGGTCTTACACCAATGAAGGATTCTCTTATAATGCCTGAAGATGAAGTCCCCCCTCCGTTAGTTCAAAGGCAGGCCACTCCAGCACCCATTTCTGAAACCCGGCAGACGCATACGACTAATACAGCTGATAAGTATTCGGAAATGAAGCCTCCGAAGATAAAATCAAGCAGTTTTAGGGATCCTTCTTTGTCTAGCAAGCACCGTTCCTCCAAAAGACAAGAATATGCCGAATTCTACGGGCCTGGTGAGGTTCCTCCTTACACTAGGTCTAAGACTCAGAAAGAAAGAACAAGACATCGCCAACGAGATAAAACAGCCGAGGTGGTTTATGGAACAGGTGGGGCAGATCAAAAACCTGTTGAGACAAAGCCAGTAGATTACGATAACTCGAAGTTCGATCATTACAGCATGAGGAGCAAATATGGATCCAGTGATTCATTCCGGTTCTGA